CCTGGAAAGCTCTTTGACTTACTTCCTTTTTGTTTGTGATCAAAATTGCAGAAGTGTATGTGGTACACAAGGAAATTTCAGTGGTGcagacaaattaaaacacaGACAATAAAGGATTGACGGGCAGAATGCAGGGCAAAATGCAGCTAACATGACGTCACCTACAGAACAGACAGGATGTAGTACTGTGACAGAAAAAACCCCACTGAGTATGCTTTAAAGGTTGAATAAATCACACCTTAGATTTAGAAGTCACTCTAAACAAAAATAGGATCTGTCTGCTATATGTTTATCTCCTCATTGAGAGTTGAGTGGTCATTTTGTAAATGCACTAATGCCTCTTTCTTCCCCCTCCTGTCATCGCTGACTGGCTTTGACAAagtgatttttgtgtgtgcgtgtacacTCCCTCTCCTGTCTCACCCACTGTGCAAACACTCTCGAGTTTGACCCAATTCTTATCACAGAATTGAAAAGATATGCCTATCCACCACTCTCTGTGCACCTTTACCTCTCCAACCTTCCCACCCTACTCCTATCTCGGTCTGGATCCAGAACATCCCAGACCACCCTGGACCGGGGCATCTGGTGTCCACCCACGGGTGCAGCAGGAGCATTTTTGTTAGAGGGTGGCTGCTCAGTGGTCGTCTGTAGCGAAGCCAGCCAGCATGGAttacttattttcttattgtatCTATATATCTTGTTTGTGGGATTTCTGCTCTTAATTGAAGGGACGGCatggttgtcatggtgacacCCAGGACATAAAGCTTGTTGTGAGCTGAGCCAAAGAGTGATCTCTTTGTGCTCTTGGCCTCACCAACCAGTGTGCAAGACAGCTTGTATTTAATGGTTTTACAGAGTTATTCAGGTTTATTggataacatttattttcagataaGTACTTACTTATTTTAGTGTGCTGAGATTTGGACATATCTTTTTCTGTGCCTGTATTTAAAGTCATAACTTGATACATTAGGTTCAACTAAAAACTTTGACAGGATCATTGCTGTTGCACAAGATGATATGCCAACAGTTCTTCCTCTGAtcccatgtaaaaaaaaaagtataattttctTATTAATAAGGGTACTTGGGTGGAATTGGTCAATGATACAGGGCTCCTGGCAATATTGAATTTCCTAGTGCTGTTAAATGACTGACAACTCCCAGTCTGTAGCCTCTTTACACTACTTAATCTGGCATGTGACAAATTGAGACTTGATCCTGGCTGAATGCAGATCAGTCTGTAAGAGCCATCCACTCTGTAAGATGGAGGCCTTCCACTCATTCCTGTAGTTGTTGGATGGTTTCATGCTCATTTACACATAACGAGCAGCTGGGTCTTGTCTGAAACGAGGTGGGCGTCGAGGAGTGGAGCCTTAAGTTGGTTCAGTTTCTTGAGAGGAGCTCCTCGAAGGTCCTCGGCTGGAGTCAAGAGGGGGGAGAGCTGAGAGCCTCTCTGTCCTCGCCAGGCGTGGAGGAGAGGGGCAGTGAGAGGGCCAGGAAGTGCAATAGAGGCAGACAGGCACAGCTACAGGGGGTGTGCCCCCAGGGAAAACTTAAGAAAACAAGGTCAACGCTTGGAAGAGCACATCATTCCAATATGTCGCATCCAGTTATTTCATACTGccaactttgttttgaaatcaGTTTGAAATCAAACTGTGATTTTGTTTATATGCGTGAGCTTTAACATAAACaacctcttctctcctctctctccagacCTCTTTGATTTAATGGGTCCAATCATTGGGATGTCGCCAGATAAGAAAACGGAAATTCCGGGTATGCAAGAGGAGCGGACAGGGCTCAGAGGTGTTTGTGGTATGGGAACACTGCCTGAGGCGGAGTGTGCGTCCAGTCCGCTGGCGACCAGCGTGGATCGTACTGGAGGTACGGAGGATGAGGAGCTCACCAACCTCAACTGGCTGCACGAGAACCTGCTTCAGAACTTCACTCTGGGAGGTCCAGAAGCTCAGCCCAGCGCCAGTCCCCTCTTTGACATAGAGGGAGACTACGGGTCCAACCAGGGCccgtcatcctcctcctcatcttcgtCACACAGCAGAGGCAGGGAGCGGGACTCGTTGAAGTCTAAGCCCCCTTTCTCGTTTTCTCTCCTCATCTACATGGCCATTGAGCAGTCTCCCAGCAAATCTCTGCCTGTTAAAGAAATCTATGGCTGGATTCTGGAGCACTTCCCTTATTTCTCCAACGCTCCCACTGGCTGGAAGAACTCAGTTCGTCACAACTTGTCCCTGAACAAATGCTTCCGCAAGGTCGAAAGGAGTTTGGGAAAGGTAGGTTAGCAGACTGTCTCCTAACTTTCATACACTTCACACAGATTTAAACTTAGAAAACTGCACTGTTTAAACTATGCTTCTCAAAACTGCTGTCATCGCATCATTGTTTGATGCTGTGATGTTAAAATTTCCGAAGGCCAAAATGTGTCTGCTTTGTTTAGCAAAACACTGTTGGCGAACAGTGCGTTGCAGTGTGAAGCTGCAATGTGGATCATGTGACAGTGTCCGCGACTGTAACACAGCCGCAGGGTCCTCTGACTCTGCTGCGATAAGGGTGGAATCCAGTCAAGGTCACAGATACTCCTTCAGAAGAAATGCAAACGCAGCACACTAAGATAGACTTTATCTCCTGAAACACTACAAGGTAGTGCAACTGTTTTAACTACGGGGAAAAGCATCCCACTGCAAGAAGGAAGCGAACGTGAACTAAAGTACAGAGACGAGTTTGTAGGAAGAATCTTTGTCAGCCTGGTCCTGGAAGAGTTACGTTTCACTCACGCTCATTTGAGAGAATGTTGCCCTTCTCATATGCACATCCTGCACAAACGTTCTTGTGAACTGAATGGGAAATGAGTGAAACGTTTGTTGTGAAATTGTTGATTTACTTCCTCATATTGGGAGTTTAACATCATAAAGTCAGCTCATCTGCTTCATCAAGAATGTgggggtgtggtttgatcatcAAATATGACAGTGGCTTggtaacataaacaaacacccCAAAGCTGTCCTCAGATGTTGCAAAATCCCGATTGGTGCATGGAAGTACGTGACATCACTTGTTTCCAACTGAGCCCTGCCTGCTTCACTTTTCTAGTTAGAAAAGAACAGGGgataaataaccaaaactgtcctaactttgacagaaaatgttgtgttcatgtaggaccccatCGCTCATAGTATGAAGCTAATtaaaaaataggttttcagggcatTTAATAGAGCTTAAGTGCTGAACATGTCAatagtaatacattttaagcttttttgttttgtttctcttcagtATGGTTTGCATTTGTTGCTCAAGGTTAAGAGAGTGGAAGGAAGGTTTCTAAGAGTACAGTCACACCTGTGTCAGACTTGTACTGTACTGATCCAGGGAGATGACACAATGGTAGCCATATTGAGCTTCAGTATGAGTTCAGACTTGTGACCGGTAGAGCCCGTGGTGCCAAGGCTGTGCCTGGCTAAGACCTCATATTTTCCCACCATGGGAGGGGATGGCGGTTAGCACTCAGCGAGTAGCAACATGGTGAGGTGCAGGCCGCTCAGCATGCAGGTGCACAGCGTGAGCCCTTCGTCTGCTGAGAGACCAGCACCAGTTTCACATGACACTGGCTGGTGGTTTCCGTTGCCATGGAGACATTTCCTTCTTCCTGCATCAAGGCTGGTTGGTAATCTGAGTCAAGGTtattctcctccctccctccctccctccctccctccctctattCTCCCTCtattctccccctcctcccctctatTCAATACGCCGCCATCAGATAAAGTGACAGTTAACACACTCCCGCACACATCACCAACAGACAAATTCATTCCTCACACAGTGCTGTGGAGCAGTTATTTCCTCCTTTTGTTGAGGCTGTTAAGGAATTCTTCGTTATGCATTTGCTATTTTccactgttttgtttataaTGTAGTGCTCCTCTAAGAGAATTATTAATAAGAATTATTGCTTTAAAGTTTTTGCCATTAGTAAAATGAGACTTACTTCGAGCCCTCTGACAAATAACTCATGCATCGTGCACTCGTGCATCATTTTGGAATAGGATTTGAGCATGTCTTTCTAGAAGGTGCTATGAAGCTTATTGTTGAGAAAGTGATTGCTTTGCCACAGTGACTAATCTCTAAAAGATTAGGGTTACACTTTACCTTTTTCCtgataaataatgataatatgtaGTGCTGCAATTACCCATCTGTACAGATCACCAAAATTGATTGGTAACTCTCTCATTGAATCTTTAAAGGTACTATGTGGATTTTTTTGACCACTGATagcacaaattaaatgtttgtacGAGTGggaccttgttttgtttgcattgtgcacatgcacaagaATGCACATACCAAGCGCGCATGCACATTGGCGACGTGATGCTggtggtttcacactattccactaaCCGACAGATGGTAGCAGTAACGTGAAAAAGGCATATTAATGCACGTGAAGGCAGTGAAAAAGTTTGCAAGCTAACAAATGAGTATAAACAATGCATAATTTTACAGCTGTATTGTTtgcaacatgtttgttaggcTTGAAGGATACACACAACAGGTTCtgctgagaaacactgaattaaaacataactttgtttgtttacaagaaaacacgGTACATTTAACTTTGTTTAAATATAACCAAAGGACCAATCAGAATAAATTCTGGACAAACCTATGGCAGTTCTGTAACACATTTGTGTAATGGTGAGGAATCAGGACTTTGCTTTCCCTATATAAGAACTAGATCTAgatttattgtaaattaaaattCCCCTCAGTTTGTAGCCATAAGTTTGACTCTCCATGCTCTTTACTACAGGCCAATGGAAAAGGTTCTCTCTGGTGTGTTGACCCCGAGTACCGCCCCAACCTGATTCAAGCCCTTAAGAAGCAGCACTTCCCTGCCGCACATGCCTTCTGCACACCACCCGCCTCCCCACCCAGGTAAACTTTCATCAGCCACTCTCTGGATGTTGTGAATTATGAGTTTGTATTGGCTTTGATGTTGCAGGAAATTGATGTCAGCTAATAAAACCAGAATTGGCACATCAGCCCTATCTCTGTCAAATCAGTATTaccatatttcatttatttgttggaCTTGTTAGCGAAGCATACaggtttttgtttcattgtggaggtctgtatttctatttctatttgtcttttcttttcatctcctttGCAAACTCAAAATCTGACAATGTCTTTTATTTACCTTCTGCAGTGCCTCCTCACCTCCTCGCCATCTCTTTCTACAAGGCTGCTCATTCAAAGGTGAGACCGAAGCAAACTTATCCCAGTTCTTAAGtttggatatgtacaataaaagCTGCCTGTCCAGCAAGAATGTATGTATTGAACTCAGTCAGTGCAgttttttagtttgtgtttgtgcagtatTTTGATTATGTTGTCTTTGCACATTTCAGCCCCAGAACATTCAGCATCACTGTGCTTTTATCCTCAACTCTTGGTTTGATTGATGCCTCATGTAGACCATAATGTTGAGAGCTCCCAGTCGTTGTCTCAGcctcctctcccccccccccgcctCTTGGATTTGTAACCTTGACGACAGGCAGAGGTTCTGCTGGTGCAGAGTGTCGAGCACTCAGTCTCACTGTAATCATTAATAATTTAGAGCCCCAGAAGTGAGCTATGAGGCTTTTAGACACTTTGTCAGGTCTGAAAAGATCGGATGCACTCTCAATATCAGTGGCTTGAATTTATCCTCTGGTCTGCATATCTAATCCGTTCAGTAAGCATTGATTGGGTCACTATGTCTCTAGCTTAAAATTAGTGTAGGAACCCAGTCCTCCCAGTCCTACTAGAGATGCCATGCTCCCATGCTTTCACACCTCAGGACTGACCGTCATGCATGTTCTCTCCTCTTCCAGAGTCTGACATTGATGCTGCCACTGCCATGATGCTCTTAAACTCTGCCCCCGGGCACCACGTTGACCCATGTAAGAGAATCCACAAGCAGCCATACTTTCACCTATTCTTCCAACTCTTTGTCTCCTGCTCCTCACATACCACCCTGTCATTGCTTAaatcttatttcattttgtgtgctttaatttgtgatgtgatgtgtcaCCAGTTTTTACAGGCAAAATGTTGGTTCTTGCACAGTTCTTACTCGTACCTGATTGCATACAATTTGTCCTGCAGGCATTCTTTTAAAGatatattaaaggaatagttcaacctTTGGAAAATACTAGAAccagcagtcggttagcttagcttagcacaaagactggaagtagggggaaacggctagcctggctctgtccaaaggtgacaaaatccacctaccagcacctctaacgcttactaattaacatgttatatctcgtttgtttaatctgtacaaaacccAACGTGTAACGAGGACAATTCCCtgttttacggggggttatgtgccagactatttttTTTGGCTGgaagcagttgccaggcaaccattggagactctaggaagttactggtcccaaTCTAACTCTCTCTGCCACAAAGTGAATAAGTGATATAAGTGATAATAAgtaatatttcccaaaatgttgaactattcctttaacatatGATTGATTCTAAAATGCTTTGGGAGAATATTATGCAAGCtaaagtttgtgtttgtagtGCAGGATCTTTCTACATTAATCATGAGTTTTTAAATATGGTCGTgatttttttgaaaatcaaaCTTACTGGCTGTTACTGcttatattttacattagatCATAATTTATTTAGCCTGTACTTAATTCATTTGATTCAATGACTGGCAAAGCCCTTTAAGGATAATTTTAGTGTGATTTGGTTTTGATAATATTTGTACTTTCCCCATCAGTGGTAATTCTGCTTTAACATGCATGCAAcaagatatttttaaatcaggTTTTCCCTCCTGGGCCGAGACAAGTCTTAGTTCTGCTTTATACTGGTAAACAAAGCAAGCTAAAGCTATAGTATGTGTTCCACGGTGTTTGATTTCTGCCTTTTCttcttcagaaaaaaataaataaaaatcaaccaAAAACAGTTTACTGTAAAGTTACATTAGGATTTACTTATTATTAGTCACAACctattttaaacaaattaaagcGAGACACTTTCCCAGCTAGAGTCTGTAAAATAAGTTTTACATGACTATAACATCACTCTTTCAATCTTCTGCTCTCTAAGGCAACTCAGACAGCCCACTGGACCTCTCCCGACCCGACTCTGTCCTGGTGAGCAGTGATCCAAAGCAGGACCACAACTACAGCAGTGTAGCCCTGCAGCGCTGCTCCTCCcgttcctcctcctcgtctcttTCCTCCCTGGACGAAGGAGGCTGCGACCGTAGGCAGTCCCACCGTGCCGGCAGCGAGGGCTTCCACAGTGACGAGGACTCCGACCTCTGGGACGAGAGGGGTGTCCACCAGACTTCTCGACGTCCTCCCGCCATCAAGTGGCCCACCGGTAAGAGGCCACGGCGTGAGGTCAAGCCAGAGCTGGATGAGGAGCTGAAGGAAGCCGCTGGGTCCTTGCTGCACCTCGCTGGTATACGCAGCTGCATGGAGGGCTCCAAACGCACT
This region of Siniperca chuatsi isolate FFG_IHB_CAS linkage group LG11, ASM2008510v1, whole genome shotgun sequence genomic DNA includes:
- the foxn2a gene encoding forkhead box protein N2 codes for the protein MGPIIGMSPDKKTEIPGMQEERTGLRGVCGMGTLPEAECASSPLATSVDRTGGTEDEELTNLNWLHENLLQNFTLGGPEAQPSASPLFDIEGDYGSNQGPSSSSSSSSHSRGRERDSLKSKPPFSFSLLIYMAIEQSPSKSLPVKEIYGWILEHFPYFSNAPTGWKNSVRHNLSLNKCFRKVERSLGKANGKGSLWCVDPEYRPNLIQALKKQHFPAAHAFCTPPASPPSASSPPRHLFLQGCSFKESDIDAATAMMLLNSAPGHHVDPCNSDSPLDLSRPDSVLVSSDPKQDHNYSSVALQRCSSRSSSSSLSSLDEGGCDRRQSHRAGSEGFHSDEDSDLWDERGVHQTSRRPPAIKWPTGKRPRREVKPELDEELKEAAGSLLHLAGIRSCMEGSKRTVKSTKLNRK